The Cryptomeria japonica chromosome 2, Sugi_1.0, whole genome shotgun sequence region ATGATTTCTTTCTCATGGAGAAAAAGGAAAGCCTTACTACAAACTACTATTTGTGATTTGCGTTTCTAAATAAGATCATTTAATGCGGCTTTCCTTTCATTTAAATGTCTCCCGCTTTCGCTTGTAGATTACGGCATCTGGAAAACTTTACATCTCCTAATCAAAATAGTAACGGTACCAGATTTCTTTTCCATGGAGAATAAATAAATCCTTACTACTGTCGGTGATTTGCGTTTCTAAATAAGATCAGTTTTTCTTTCCCGTAAATGTCTCCCGCTTCAGCTGTAAATTACGCCAGGATGATTTACATCTCCTAATCAAAATAGTTTATGAATCTCTTCTGTTTCGATAATCTGATTGTCTCAAACAACTTTTATTGTGCTAAATCGGTTCAATTGTCAAAATAATtggtttttattttaaataagatCAGTTTTTCTTTCATGTAAATGTCTCCCGCTTCTGCTGTAAATTACGCCAGGAAGATTTACATCTCCTAATCAAAATAGTTATGAATATCTTCTGTTTCGATAATCTGATTGTCTCAAATAACTTTAATAGTGCTAAATCGGTTCGATTGTCAAAATAATTgtgttttttaaaataaattagtaAACTGTGAAAGAAGTAATTAGTAAAAAGGGCAGGTCGCCGGTTGAAAGATCAAACACAAGCAAATTCAAATGTTTCATCCATCAGTAGAGCCGTATCAAATAACTATTCCATTCATCGAAGCAGAATATTGCGTGTCAGAATAGGCGACGTCAATTCGTTTAGGGTTTAATTTCATAACAAGGTTCTCGTGTTAATTCGTTCGCTCCTGTTGTCATCCATAAGATCCGTTCGCTATCATGAATTTTCACTACATGCAACACGACAGATACGTGTCTTTTCCTTGTGACACAAGAAACTAAATATTTTTCACGCATTCGAGATAATTCTGGGCTATCGTTGGAAAGAATCAAATACAAATCATTCAAGGCCTGTGTTTGTTATCGCGTTATATGTAGAGCGTAACCGTGTTCGAATCTcctaaaaaaacctacactaagaTTCATCGTTTTCGTTCGGTTCACTAGAGTCAAATATTTAATGGTGTTGAATGATGATCGCAGAATATCAAGGTTGAAGGTAACCTGGGGATCTCAGACAAGCGCTGGTAGAAGCGATCACCTCTCACGAATTGAAGTTGGCAGAGATTATCCTTTACAAGGAAGGGGAAGGAAGGTGATATTTAAAGAGAAATGACCCGACATATAATTGTGATTGATATTTGCGATTGACTTTGTGATATATCGTAACAGACATGACTTAATTGATTGAGTTGCGTTTGTGAATCCACCTGTCTGTTCGTCTATGTCCGTGTTAAAGTCGTTTATCACATCCGGTGTGCTACAGAAATTAAGTAACTACAATCTTCACCGTCAAATAATTGAGACTCCAAACTTTCGCTGTCTAGCTTTGAAAATAGCTTCAAAATCGCTCTAATTTAGTGTAGGCTTCGTTCATTTCTGGTAGCATACAGAGAGTAGCATCTACTTTGTCCTCCTGTAACTACCACAATTTATGAGTTCTGAAAACACAAAATGAAAAATCGCAGCGCTTAAAGGGCCATATACATGTAGGAGCGTCCATCTAATTTCGTTTCCTGAAACTAGCATAATTTATATTGAGGAAAACAGAAAGCGAAAATCCAGACGTTTTCTACAGTCCGAAAGGAGCGGGGGGATCCAACAAACAATAATTGGCAGGAAGATGAAAAGCTGAAACTGTGCATTGCCAGAACCTGTATGCAATAATCAATTTGTTCGCTGCTGTATCTGTGGAATTTGTTTCATCAACATCTCGAAAAGAAGATATTATTGTATTGCAGAAGAATGTGAGAATATATTCTAAAAGATGTGGAAAGGAATAAAGTTATGCGCACAGGCTTACCGAATGATGAAAATGTTTCAGAAAACTTCAATCAGATACTCTTGACATCAAACGAGGCTAATCAGTGGGCTATGCCACGAGGGCAAGCAAGTAGAGAACGAACTTTAGGCTCATGTTTATCCATTATGAATACTCTACTCTGGAGTTTATTAAAGTAAAATAAAGAATCGGGAGGAGATATTTTGTGGATTGCGCAGATCAACAAAGGTATTGTCTACATCGTCTTTGTGCGAAGCTTTTGTAGGCAGACCACCTGTAAACTACGAAAGGGCCATATAACTTGCTAAAATTCATGACGAAGCGAATTCAGAAAGAGCATCACAAATCATTTTGTTCATATCAATTGAAGAGAAATGAGCAAcagttattgtctttctatttacATGAGATTGGAGAAGTTCCAGAATCTGCAAAGTAACTGACATAAATAAAAGCAAAATTTATTTTGATGGAGCAAATTGAGCGAGTCCAAGCACAAACACTAAGATTCGCAGTTTAGGAAGCTAGAATATTttataaaaagagaaaaaaagacatTCTGTACAGTCTTTAAACTAACCGCAGCTTCCAGCCAATTGTCCACAGGCCTCGGCCAAGCACACGACAATTGAAAGTTGAAGGAAGCTCAACAACATTTTCTCTTCACAAGGCAAGGCAAGGCAAGGCCACCACCAAAACTTGGCTTCGATTGTACGAAAAGTGACGGTCATTAGCGATTGATTCACAGGATCACCTGAATTCGGATTGTAATGAAATTAACAAAGAACATCTGCGAGCAGCTTGTACCGCCGAACAATTGCCTTAGACGTATTACTACAATGGAGCTTACTTTTGGCCAGATTCCTCCACTTATCCAGTGCCTTGTTGTTCTTATCACTGGGAGGATGGCTATTATTGCAGCGTTGTTTCTTCGGCACCTGTCCTCCATTTTTCATTGCGCTGTCCTCTTTCCAGTCTTGGTATAAATGTCCCAATTTCAAAATATTTTCCTCCTTGATGAAACGAGGGGTCTGTACCAGCCTTGGCTCCGCCTTCCCGACCTTAACAGCGCCGCACTTGAATCCGTTTTCCTTTCTAGTAGCAATACCATGACCTTCAGCCCTGTACCGTTGCCTCtcgctgctgctgctgctgctgggAGATTCCTGCGCAATCTGGAGCAAAAACTCGAAAGCCTTGTTCCTGCTTTCCATCTTCCGCTTTCCCAGCTTGGCTTTGACCGCTCCGTTGCTCTCCTCCTCAAACAAGCACCATTCGCAAGCCCAGCTTTCCATGTCCACATCGGGATAAAGCTTACTACAATACCTGcacaacaaagaacaaaataagaCCGAATCGAACCTTCAAACCCTCGGCCAAAAGAAAAATTTCGGTACGAGAGCATTACGTGTGCTGTAAACGGTAGCCGCATCTCTTGCAGAGAAGGAGATCCCGCACAAATCCGACATCACCGCACATGCTGCATTCACTTGCCGGTTTCTTGTCCTCAACCATTTCACCATTCAAAAGCTTTAATTTTCCCGTAAAGCCAGCTACGGATACCGGTGAAGAAGATTTTGCTTCCATCTCGGGGACCAAGCGCTTGAGAACAACAGGCTTTTCCGAAGCATGGCCTGCATGATGAGACTTTGTAGCAGGAGAAGAAGCAGCGGAGGTCCTGCAAAGGGATATTGAAGCAGATACATCAATGGTACTGCTAGTGTTTGAAAGATCGTTTCCGCTCACGCCCCCGCCCGTTTTCTCTCGGCATTCATTACCCAAACCCTCAGCCGCCATGGCCGCACCGTCCCCCTCCCCCTCCATCAAATTCCTCCCAGCAATCGTTTAAATTCTCCTGTAGTGACGAAAAGCCCTTCTCCTCAGATGCGCACGCACGATTAGCAAGACGATCTGAACATTATTACGTTTGCACCGCCTCCGCCTGCCTGAACGTTAGGAGAGAAGGAGAAACCTAAAAGATATGGCTCGAAAACCCAGGATGAAAAagcaaaggaaaagaaaggtagcCCAAGAAAATACCAGACTTCCTTACGCTCCGAAAGCGACTTGTCTCCTAACTCACAGGGTTAAAAATGGACGGACCGGGCCAATTAACTGCGGCTTTTTAAACTCCAAAACATCCCATTTACCTCGCCG contains the following coding sequences:
- the LOC131065245 gene encoding uncharacterized protein LOC131065245, yielding MEGEGDGAAMAAEGLGNECREKTGGGVSGNDLSNTSSTIDVSASISLCRTSAASSPATKSHHAGHASEKPVVLKRLVPEMEAKSSSPVSVAGFTGKLKLLNGEMVEDKKPASECSMCGDVGFVRDLLLCKRCGYRLQHTYCSKLYPDVDMESWACEWCLFEEESNGAVKAKLGKRKMESRNKAFEFLLQIAQESPSSSSSSERQRYRAEGHGIATRKENGFKCGAVKVGKAEPRLVQTPRFIKEENILKLGHLYQDWKEDSAMKNGGQVPKKQRCNNSHPPSDKNNKALDKWRNLAKSKLHCSNTSKAIVRRYKLLADVLC